GCATGGAGGAGCTCCAGGAGTAGTTTCCTGTCGACCCTGCAAGGTCGTCAGGACCGTCAGAACCATGGGTGGACATAAAATAATGTACAATTAATTGTAATTCACTCTTTCCAATCAACTAGAAACCAAATACTTAAATTGGGtacaagaagaagaaaaaaccaTTGAGACACTAATAGACAGTGATGTGGACAAAGACCTGAGTTCAGAGACCCTGTGCAGAAGAGTCAGAAtcttccccatctcctcctttGGAATGACAGTCCACAACAGGTTGAGTTTCACCCCGTCACTGTAGTGTAAAGCAAAGCGCAGGGCTTCACAGTCGTCCTGTTTCAAGACCAGGTTGTTCAAGTTGATCCATTCGTCTGATGACCTCACTAAAGTCGTCACCATGTGACCAGCACGTTGTTGGTGGATTTCTTTCAGAGCTGTCCTCTCAAAGTGGGAATTCATTCTGCAGAAAAGGAGGCATTAGGTGCTGTATGTGGTGCTACATGTTTGTTATTGGATTTTCACTGTGAAAGACAAAGATAATTGGCCCTGATAGCGATCATCATATTGTTTGAACCAGACCTTTGAAAGTGAATATTATTCAGGAACGGGAGAAGATGAGGTATGTCTTGCTGTCTGATTCTGCTCCTCCTGAGGTTGATGGTGATGGGTTGTGTGGTGGTCTTCAGCAGGTAGTGAAGCACATTCCAGTCCAGTCTACAGTTAGACAGGTCTCCATCAACCTTCTCCAGGAAGCACTGGGTCAGTTCCTCATTCTGAGCCTCATATATCACAACTGCCAGCTGTTGCAGAATCTCCTCACTTAGTCTGACATGGAGGAAAACAGGCAGATGGTAACACACAGAAAACAATGTGGATCCTCGACAAATCAAACGGTAATCCCCAACACGCAAACCCCACATTTAGAGACATTTTGTTTGAGAGTGCACAAACTAGGTAAACTAACTTGCCTGATAGTGAGCGGACCCCGATGACACAACAGAGTAGTAAGAAGGTAACCCTCGATGGGACAGTCTGTCAGATCCAAGCTCCTTACGGTCCACACTGTCAGTAGTGAAGCTAAACTACTGATCACTCTACACTGCACCCGTTCTGTTGGATTAGGCCTCGATAAGACCAGGGTCAGCTCCTTGACGATCATTGGCCTTTTGCACAAAAGTGACATCCTAGATAGCTTCACTGTTGCCATTTCATTCATTCTGAAAGAAGAACCAAAAATGATGTTATAACATTCAAGAATaggtgtggggtgggggtgggggttacaagctgacatatggaattgttttaagacagTCATTcaatggatcatttagctatttgcttTTGAATTTCAGGACCCCTTTAGGGATATATAAAAATTATATATGCAAACATTATTTGTTAAAATATAGAATTTGGCCTTTAGTACCAAatcccatacaaacacattgaataacacattcataaatggcaacaacaaaaaaatcagaaGGAATAGgattttgaagtgtctgtcctatatctaggagatataagaaagctcagtatatatttatatatatttttttacacatatttaaccccttttttgggggtaggcacaaaactactgtacctccatacttccattcattttttccaAACCGGTACCAGTTAACTTCAGATGAGTCATCGTGCTCGTGAGAGTATCCCCTTTTCATAGaatggtcataatagtttgtaggccaaaccattcAGACGCTACGTATGTTTTCGTGagaaaaatagatttttggggatTTTTCATGGtttgacaaacaccgctgtagctcggcccccttccaccgcagatgtggaAAAGCACTATAGGCGAAcgaggtggattgagacgcagcccagaCATTTCTAGTTTAAACTGaaggattttgatggggatttttttaaatgatgtttCTTCGAATGACGCACCACCGGTGCATCAATAGACTCTGAGGGTGTTAGCAAATATAGAATTACCTAAGCTTGTGAAGCTCTTTCACTTGTTTGAAGAGAAGTTTAGCTCCTTGGAGAGAGATACTCTGTGGGGTGAGAGTGACGTCCAGTTCCTCGTCAGCAGCAGACTGGCCTAGGACTGCTCCTACTGCCTCGCAGCGTACACTGGGCAACCACCCAGACAATGTgagagtgtagtgtagggcctgGAGGAGACAGTGGGATAGCAGTGCATCTCCCTCAAAACCCACAGAGAGTGcatcacacatagacaggaaGAACTGGCAGTCACAACTGGGGGTGAAAAATCAAAAGGAGTCTAAGACACATGAAAACATTGTAATGTATGCAAATATATCAAATTGCAAATAAATGATTGGTCAATATATCTCAAAACAATTCATGTTCCATGATATAGTTAACTGTTAATTCAATAGAGAAAAACACAAGCCAGGTTGGTAACAAACCCACATGAGGTATGATATGTAGGGTAGACACGGAAGGAAACTCCTCACGTCACTCTCGTCATCTGAACAACCCCTCAACTCTACCGGTCTCATCCCTGGTTGGAGTTTCAGCACTTCTAGGAGGAGGGAGGCCTTTCTCTCCGAGAGGTCTATTGACCAGGCTGCAGGAGTTGACCAGTAAACTGGCTGTAACGCTGGAAGGACACTTCTGCCTGTTTGAATCTCATAGTCCTTCGCATGCGAGTACAGATCTAACAGAAGCATACACTTCTCTGTAGAGTCATATGAATGAGCTAACCCCAGAGCAGACACGAGTGCCTCGACAGACCTCTGTCCACTCAGTATGTCATTAACAGCTCCTTGAAGAAACACTTTCAAAAGGAAACGACAAGACCATGGAAGAAATGTGATCCTCCACTCTTCAGGCAGCTCCCCCTCATCCTGTCTGGAGAGAAACCTGTCAGTAGAAAAACATTATTAGCCCTGACATAAAAGGAACACACAGACCCAAGCTCTCAAAAGCATGTTGAGGCTAAGTTTATCCTTAGAActttagccttaagatgcttcaCGTTCATAATTCCACGTGGCACCTAAATTACTCTCCGTCAGCGATATGATTATAACAGAACTTTTTAAGCAAACCAACCCGAGGTGTGATATGTAGGGTAGACACTGAAGGAAACTCATCACGTCACTCTCGTCACCTGACCAGTCCCTCAGTTCCACCGGCCTCTTCTCTGGTTGGAGTTTCAGCACTTCTAGGAGGAGGGAGGCCTTTCTCTCCGAGAGGTCTACGGACCAGACTGCAGGAGCTGTCCGGTAAAGTGGCAGTAACGCTGGAAGGACACTTCTGCCTGTCTGAGTCTCGTAGTCGCTCACATGCGAGTACAGATCTAACAGAAAATCACACTGTCCAGCGTTGTCCTGATCAGCAAAGGGGAAAGCTGAGTATCCACATACTGATGAAAGCATGTTTAGCGTCTCTCCTTGCAACGTTGCTGCACAGATGAAGAGATCCACAAGCACTTTGATAGCGTCATTGGTGTTCGGAATGCAGTCGTTGAATCTAGATCATTTAGAATGTAAATAAATTGTTAAAATAAAATCTCATGACAAAATGTACCCAAACACTCACAGTACAACCTCTCGGAACCCTCTCTTCGTGTTTAATAGAATATCATTAGATTATAGACTGTCAGGGTCTCTGATGGGAAACTCTACTGTCTTACACCAGATAACATTTTGCACTGAGATAGTAAGCAACTTTCCCCTTCAATCTATGCCAACGGATTAAAGAGACAATGATAGATACAAAAACAAGTCTTCTGTAGCATACTTTTTGGGGGGTTATTCTCAAAGAGCATTCAGATCCAGGGATAACATATTCAAGATATTTACACCACCATAGACTCACCTCAGCTCTGAAATGTAGGGTAGACACTGAAGGAAAATGGTCaattccctctcgctctcttcatcCGACCACCACAGCTCAACTGGTTTCTTCACATTCAGAAATTTCAGCACTTCAAGGATGCCAGAGGTTCCTTTCTCAGAGAGGTCTATGTACCATACTGCAGGAGTTGTCTGGAAAACAGGCTGCAACACTGGTAGAAGTCCTTCCTGCGTGTCATGGGCCTTTGAGTACAGACTAACCACGAATTTGCTCTGTTCCTCTATAGAGTCAGAGTGAATCAAATGAGCAAGCACAGGGCGCAAACCCTCGACGCATTTCTGTCCTGTCGTCACCTCATAGAGAGCTCCTTGTATGTAAAGATCCATCTGCAATGACTTCACTTCCTCATTCCATGAATGCGTTTTTTGATCATTGAGTGAAATGAACCTAAAAGAATGTTAAGATGAGACATTTCTTGTATCATCAACGTAGGCCTGACATTAGAGCTAACATTTGTCATCATTGGAAATACTGATAGCAGCAGTGGCATTAAAACAGCATCTGTAAGTCATTCAAATGATTTAGAGGAATCTTAACCATATTCAAAATATGCTATTTGGACTTAATAAAAATCCAGCTATGTAGGCTATACATTCATTTACCTGATATCTGCAATGTTTGACAAACGGTCAAAGATGATTTTCATTGATGATGTGGTAATATGTTGGGTGCCTTGACCAACATGTAGACAGAGATGAATATGTTCTGGTCTCTTCTGCTTCAGGACCTCTTCTGCTGGCTTCCACACCTCTTGCTCTTGGACTGACAGGTGGATTTCAGATTCACACAGTCTCAGCAAATTGTCACAGTCTTTCTGTAGGCCAGAGTGAAGTGCAACTTTCCACATCTGCAGTTGTGTAATGGAATCCAGTCTAACAGAATAAAGATTAaagacaaaaatatatattgcatggttaaaaacaaaaatatatattgcatggttaaaaatacaaatatatattgcatggttaaaaataaaatatatatattgcatggttaaaaatacaaatatatattgcatggttaaaaatacaaatatatattgcatggttaaaaacaaaaatatatattgcatggttaaaaatacaaatatatattgcatggttaaaaacaaaaatatatattgtacTTCTATGTAATACTGCATATTAATTATATAACTGCATATTAATGATCTAACTGAACATTGTTATTATATAGTAAGGTACATAAtcattggcacccttgataaagagcAGAAAATACTGTATAAattaataatacaaatactgagctatattgtatgtaatttttggggggaaattatattatttaaaaGAAATATGTTTTCAGTACTCCAACACCCTATGATTGCGAGGATAACGACACTGCGCCTTTTTCTGACATGTTTTATGATATTGGAGAACACATTGAAAGGGTTCTTaaaccattcctccatacagaatctttccagatcctcgATGTCCTTGgtctgcgcttatggactgccctcttcaattcaaaccacagctTTTCAGTGGGGTTCAAGTTCGAAGACTGAGATGACCATTACAAAATGTTGATGTTGTGGTCTactaaccatttctttgtggattttgatgtgtgcttggggttattgtcttgatGGAAGATTCatcctcctggcagaggcaaccaggttttggctaaaatgtcctggtacagggttcatgatgccattgaccttaacaagggccccaggaccagtggagcAAAATATCCACATATCATCAAATATCCACCTCCATTTTTTACAGTAGGGATTCATGTATTTTCTGCATATGAATTGTTCTTTCGAAGGCCACATCCACTGCTGGTGTGCGCGGCCAAAAATACCTATATTTTCGTGTCATCTAAACATAGCACTGGTTCCAATCTAAGTGCCAATGCCATTTATTACACTCCAGGCAGTGCTATGGTCAGataacatgaaaatagagctctttggccacgcacaccagtggtgggtttggcgttGAAAAACGGAAGCATATGCAGAAAAGTACCTCATACCCAGTGGtgacccatcattcagggcaggtggggttTTGAGCCCTACATTTTTtgggacataaacattacacaacaagttggaaatcgcaattcaacaatgagttgtttggaaggaatcagtgacagtgcctaactgcaagcattgcagctgggaagtcagactgggaaaatacattttgaacattCAAATCGGAATTGTAaatctttctctttctttgaTGACATTTGCCAACTGAGGACCGCCGTACACAACAACTcttaaatgtgcctggctttataaatcatccaTATATACCTACAGAAATAAGACATATCCTGCTTCCGGCCTGTTTGAGCGTTTGCTTAATAGCCCACTGATTCGATGAGCACCGAGCCTCACCCAACAATTTCATAAATTCTGCTGTTTTTAATATTTActatgctgtaataaaggctttgcCATTTTGTCGTTAGACCAGGCCTCAGTGGTATAATTCATCATTTATTTTgtgttgtttacactgttccaaattGTCCGGAAAATGATGTTTATAACTATAATAACCCTCCTTTTTCCTTGATCTCcttcttattgttattattattatgacgaTCATTATAACAATAAGTAATGTCCTTATCATTAGCATAGCAGCTTTGAAAAACCACCATCGAGCTGTACTGTAGGCCTAAGAGCGCATCCTGTTTATAGTCTAAATAGCATAACTTACTTAGGCCTACATTTCAATATTTACATAGGCTACTGTATAAATCAATAATTATTAATTCATtcatgtcatcacacagcatatGAGTCATTCATGATGtgaaatgcaatcaagcattTTAGTTTTAAAATATAATAACAAAGCGACCATTGAATAATTAGCATAAACAATAAATAGGGCTAAACTGTTCCATTGCGGAAATTGCATTCACGAATGAATGCGACTGTTGCACGCAGCACTTGCTCCATACCTTCCTTTTCTTGATCTCCAGTATTTTCCACAACTAATCACATTTATTCCACACATCTGACTTGCCATTTACCTCCTGTgcaaccagtaaacattcccCCGTTtcgagtttatttgtcacgtcctTCTGCATCTATTTGGCTGTCACGTGTGTTACGGTGTTCAGAGTTTGTTACAACCAATTTATTGACGTGATTATGTCATGCTATGGGTCAGGCCTCAATGGTCACATGCATGCGAAGCATACATGTGTCACgtaaagagagcaagggttgagggaatgttttttttctaaacaaatgagggatttcggtaacttttcagtcagaaatgattgtaattatgttgcagcttcagcaacacGGACAGCGCTAAAGatgtgtggtggtcgctgcagcagggaggagagaaagacaacgGGTGCTAGTCACACAGTCACTTAACACAGCGCAGCAATTCTCAGTCAGGAggcacaatcaaatcaattgcgGTCGGCCAATATGACCTTTAGTAAGGGGACAGCCCTAATGTGAACATTTGCATTACTATCTAATTATGCTTTCCCCAACCCACAGCCCCAACCTTAAATCACTCGACCTAAACTTAACCgtttgagttgtttctgtttaaAACCTATAACCACGCGaaatgaaccctgtaactacgTTCATTAAATTCCAGCAAATCCCGAAGTGAAACTATGAGTTCCGGTTGggtaaaatatggtggtgcatctttgatgttatggagcTATTTTACTTCTATTGGTCTTGTGGCCCTTGTTATGGTCAAGGGCATCATGAACATGACCAAATaccaaaacctggttgcctctgtaAGGAGGCTGACACTTGGCCACAAGTGGATATCCCacccagcaagacaataaccccaagcactaaTCAAAAatacacaaagaaatggttaattgaccacaaaatcaacattttgtaaTGGAcatctcagtctctggacttGAATACCATTGAAAacctcccactgggcacacacttgttgaatcaacgttgttttcacgtcatttcaacatggaatagacgttgaattaacatctgtgcccagtggaaaTTGAGTATAGATTAAGGATATTGAGGAACTGGAAAGATTCTCTATGGAGGAATGGGCTATGATCCCTCTCTTGTGTTCTCcaaactcataaaacattttagaaaaaggctcagtgacATTATCCTCTCAAGGGAGGGTgcaatacactacatgacccaaaatatgtgaacacctgctcgtcaaacatctcattccaaaaataatgggcattaatatggagttggtccccctttgctgctataacagcctccactcttctgggaaggctttccactaaatgtttgaacattgctgcgggggacttgcttccattcatagtgaggtcgggcactgatgttgggtgaactcagcgttccaattcatcccaaaggtgtttgatggagttgaggtcaccGATCTCGACAAGCCTTTTCTGTATGGCCCTCTCTTTATGCACAGGGCATTGTcaagctgaaacaggaaagggccttccccaaacagttgccacaaagttggaagcacagaatcatcaagaatgtcattgtatgctgtagcgtttagatttcccttcactggaattaaggggcctaggcggaaccatgaaaaacagccccagaccataattcccaccaaactttacagttggcactatgcattggggcaggtagaattctcctggcatccaccaaacccaaatttgcccgtcggactgccagatggtgaagcgtaattcatcactccagagaatgcatttttactgctccagagttcaatggcgggGAGCTTTACACCTTTCCAGCagcgatgcttggcattgtgcatggtgattttaggtttgtgtgcggctgctcggccatgaaaacccatttcacgaagctcccgacgaacagttattatgctgaagttgcttccagaggcagtttggaacttggtagttagtgttgcaaccgaggacaaacGATTTCAACGCATTACgggcttcagcacttggcggtcccgttctgtgagcttgtgtggcctaaccctttgcggctgagccattgttgctcctaaatgtttccacttcacaataacagtacttacagttgacgggggcagctctagcagagcagaaatttgacaagctgacttgttggaaaggtggcatcctatgatggtgccatgttgaatgccactgagctcttcagtaaggccattctactgcgaatgtttgtctatggagattgcatggcggtgtgctcaatattatacacctgtcagcaacaggtatagctgaaatagtcgaatccactaatttgaagaggtgtccacatacttttgcacatatagtgtatattagtataaaataatacaatATCCACATTTCTTtaagcatacaatatagctcggTGCTTtaccaagggtgccaataatgaTGGATCTGACTGTATATTTACGGGATGTCATTGTGATGCATGGATGAAGTCATAGAAATAAGGCTACTATCAAGCTCTGTAATAGTAAGAAGAGTAATACCTAAGCATTGTGAGATTTTCCAAAGCCCTGAGAATCAGCCTTAGTCCCGGATCTGACAAAGAGCAGTCTTCCAGGTCCAGTTGAACATTCCTGTCTTTGGATTGGCTGATCACATATGACACTGCACAGCACTGTTGAGGATCAAGCTGTTCTCCACTGAGATTAAACTCGTAGCCCACTTTTTCTAGGAGGAGTAAGCAGGCATCAGGCGACTGGTGCTCATACAAGCATTGACAAATGAAGAGGAGATTTTCCATATCAACATCTGAATTGGATTCGTCAGGGTCCGGCTGCGTCTCACAGTAGATGAATGAGTCTATGATCTTTTCAATGTACTGGTCAGATAGTTCTCTCACCTCTTCCTCAGAAATCAAGAATTTAATTGATTCAACCATGTTATTGGACTGACTAGAAAGTCCACACAAGAACGAGAAAATGTGCTTCAAGTACTTTCCTTCTTCGGTCTGGCACTGCTGAAGGACTTGGGTGATTTTGTCTGGTGTCATCAACAGAAAAACAGAGGCCCAAAACTCCTGCATTGTGTTGTGGAGAAAAGCCCAAGATGATGTTGATGTGTCCTTGGCAGCAGATGACGTCAGAAAAGCATCTACCACACTGTGGTCTTCGCCATCCAATCTTGTCACGTTGACTGTTTTGCCCAGCATTGCTTGGTAAGCGCTTTCAGCAAGAGACCTGAGGGCCTCCTTTTGGCGATGCATGTATTCACCCAGGTGTTCTGTAGTTTGGTCATTGCGTATTTTCAAGATATCTCGCAAGATCTGTACATACATTTCTGTTACAGTGCAAGGATGATCTTTAGAAACACTCAAACAGATGCAGGCAGTCACTATGAAGGCGTACATCGGGACATGACAAAGACTAAAGAGTTCAGGGTTATTCAAAATTCTGCAAATGGCATCCTCATCTGTATCAAACATCCACCTAAAGAAAGATCTGATTGACGCGTCATTGAATCCGTGTACTTCCACTCGATAAGATGGCCAGTCAGACAGAAACCCACAGTCTTCTGCCTCTGGTCTGCATGTGGTCACAATCTTAGCATCACACAGAAGGTCTTTCTCTAAAATGCGCTTCACTACAGAATTGCTGATTGCGTCCATGATTCCATCAAACACAATTATGACATTTTCAGAATTCTGTTCAATATCTTGCAAAATctcctcaatcccttcctctGGGTTGACGTATTTGCCAAACAAAAGTGACTTCAGAGTCGTGGGGTCATCAGAGTGGGACATAGACCTCATCAAGGATTCATTGAAGTAAAACATGTAGCTCACCGCATTGTCCTCTTTCTGTGCCCAAAGATTCAAAATCTCTTGGGCAACTGTAGTCTTACCTATCCCGGGTTTTCCAACCAGCAGAATTTTTTTCTCATTTCCTGTCAGTAAATTATCAGGGGATAATTTTCTCTTGAATGCTGGAATGTAAGTTTGAAGTTTTTTTGAGCGAGATTTTTTGTAGGCCTTGTTTTTGGAGATCTTGCTTTTTTGAAACACACTTCTGTCGGGGTCCAAAACAAGAGGTATGTATGTGAATGGTTTTAATGTAGAACTGTTTTTTAGCCAATACATGCGCTTTTTTTGTCTTGCCTCATAAATCCGAATCGCTTTCAATTTCAACTGCCTCATGTACTTGAAGCAAAGTTTGGAATCTAGAAAAAAAGAATGAATCAATAAGGAAACAAGGACAATTGCATGATTTGAGCATTAAATAAAATGTCTGGCAGATAACTGAACCACTCAAGTGTCAAATAGGGTTTTATTATAAAATGACTTGCTATCCATTGATTCTAAGAGATTTGGGTATAAtttgcatgtactgtatattataaagCATCTATAAGCACATAATACACATTGCATTATAGCTACATGGTGTATTGTTAAAGCTTAACGATCTGATTCACATTGATACTGGGAATGTTTTGTTTGAAGACGAAGCAGCGTGGAGGAGTTAGTTGGGCTTGATGAGGTGTCATAATGTCAATCAAGATGTGTCATATCACAGAGACCACCCTCGTGGTGGGCGGAGagaatttttgttttgtttttcatgtTAAATTCCTGCGATTCTGAACTATTTTCCACGGGGCTTAGATCAATTTAGCCGTTTTAGAGGTCATTTCCTGCAATTATTAGACACATTTTGCTATGGCTTTATGACGTTTTATATCTAAATGACTAAAGCTCTAACAAAATCAGTGGCTGAGGAAGTCTGGTGGCAAGGCAGAGTTAGCAGAGTCAGGCACTCACTTGCTCTAGCTAAAGGGTAGAGGAGTGGGTCCTGACCCACTGTCTTTAACTGAGCCATGGAGTTCTAGTAAAAATAATAAATGAATGGTTTTGGATGTAATAATGCTGTAAGCTGTAATAATGCTCTATGTAGCTATGATGTGATGTTTATGCTTTGCATAGTGCGTATAGATGTGTAATGTACGCTCTATAACAATTTTACAGTTGGTGTTACATTACCGCAAATCAGATTTAATTGCCAATAACACATACCAGTAGGAGTGAAGTCACTCTGTAGTGTTGGGTCATCTCTGAAAGAAAAGCAGCTGATCCAGTAATGCATATCTTGTTTGAGTGAAACTGTCCTGGTGGTGTACAATATCTTCAAAAGCTCATAGCAGGCAGCCTCCCCTTTGCAAACAGTCATGTCCAGAATTTTTCTGGATCTATCAGACTTCTCATACATGGAGGACAGATAAGAGACCTCCCCCTGATGGAGCACGTTGTGCTTATGCAATTGGTCAATAACCAGGGAGTGGTTCTCAAGGCTATCCACAAGAAGTCTTCTGCCATTTTGGATATAGTCAAAAGCAGACTGTTCTGTGCTTGCCATGGCATCTGTGCACCACTAGCCGACTACTACAATTATTTAGATCCCTTTATCCCACTTTCATTTAGGCCTAGGATAGTTCTGCCTTCTGACTTCGAACCCAAATCTACTAAATGTAATTTTTCTTGATGTTCATTTGAATGACTGATCCTTGAATAGTATAATTTACACAAGACTTGAGGTTAGTACAACTGCAAACGATCCTTTCATAACCCAAGATATTACTGTGTTGAGATGTCGTGTGTGACTAACACTTTTTAGTTATGGTGTGTGACCACAGATGATCCATTATGTTGAAGTTCAAATGAATGAGACGTACCTTCCTCGACGCATTGATACAGACCATTTGTAAATAGCCTTTTAAAAAGCGGTCTACAATTCATTAGCATTATATAAATAGATAGACTAAACTGTGAATTTGATTGCGAATTTCATAACGAAAATGAAACTAACTTCGAGTGACAATGTACAGAGTACAACATATTTAGAATGAATCTAAACTCTAAACTCATACATATGTGCCAAAAGTCCACAAAACCGACATAAATTGACTTCCTCGTGGTGGTGGTCTGAGTGCTGTCCACGTTCAATGTCCTGTCCTGATCAGATTTGAGGTTGGTAAAAGAAAAGAAAACGATGCCACCCACAACTTTCTGGAGAAGGGTGTGCAGCAGGGTTGCCAGGTCTAGCTACAATGTCTAACCCAAAGACTATTCAAAACCCGCACACAAGATTTTTAAAACTAGACATTTTTTTAAACAGCCAGAGGAGAGTTGCCACGTGTAGCCTATTAACCTATTTTTCCATAACGTTATCGAGCGAATAAAGGAATATCGACGTAACTTGTAACAACATCAGAAGCTAAATTCGCCTTTCCATCAAAATAATTACTATTGTGAGCTAACGTGACTAATAAAGGAATTTGAATATGTCTCAcgaatttttttgttgttgcctttATTAAACTCTGCAGATCCTTTTCCATCAATGGATGTTAACTCGTTTGAC
This genomic window from Oncorhynchus gorbuscha isolate QuinsamMale2020 ecotype Even-year linkage group LG07, OgorEven_v1.0, whole genome shotgun sequence contains:
- the LOC124040002 gene encoding uncharacterized protein LOC124040002 isoform X1 codes for the protein MASTEQSAFDYIQNGRRLLVDSLENHSLVIDQLHKHNVLHQGEVSYLSSMYEKSDRSRKILDMTVCKGEAACYELLKILYTTRTVSLKQDMHYWISCFSFRDDPTLQSDFTPTDSKLCFKYMRQLKLKAIRIYEARQKKRMYWLKNSSTLKPFTYIPLVLDPDRSVFQKSKISKNKAYKKSRSKKLQTYIPAFKRKLSPDNLLTGNEKKILLVGKPGIGKTTVAQEILNLWAQKEDNAVSYMFYFNESLMRSMSHSDDPTTLKSLLFGKYVNPEEGIEEILQDIEQNSENVIIVFDGIMDAISNSVVKRILEKDLLCDAKIVTTCRPEAEDCGFLSDWPSYRVEVHGFNDASIRSFFRWMFDTDEDAICRILNNPELFSLCHVPMYAFIVTACICLSVSKDHPCTVTEMYVQILRDILKIRNDQTTEHLGEYMHRQKEALRSLAESAYQAMLGKTVNVTRLDGEDHSVVDAFLTSSAAKDTSTSSWAFLHNTMQEFWASVFLLMTPDKITQVLQQCQTEEGKYLKHIFSFLCGLSSQSNNMVESIKFLISEEEVRELSDQYIEKIIDSFIYCETQPDPDESNSDVDMENLLFICQCLYEHQSPDACLLLLEKVGYEFNLSGEQLDPQQCCAVSYVISQSKDRNVQLDLEDCSLSDPGLRLILRALENLTMLRLDSITQLQMWKVALHSGLQKDCDNLLRLCESEIHLSVQEQEVWKPAEEVLKQKRPEHIHLCLHVGQGTQHITTSSMKIIFDRLSNIADIRFISLNDQKTHSWNEEVKSLQMDLYIQGALYEVTTGQKCVEGLRPVLAHLIHSDSIEEQSKFVVSLYSKAHDTQEGLLPVLQPVFQTTPAVWYIDLSEKGTSGILEVLKFLNVKKPVELWWSDEESERELTIFLQCLPYISELRFNDCIPNTNDAIKVLVDLFICAATLQGETLNMLSSVCGYSAFPFADQDNAGQCDFLLDLYSHVSDYETQTGRSVLPALLPLYRTAPAVWSVDLSERKASLLLEVLKLQPEKRPVELRDWSGDESDVMSFLQCLPYISHLGFLSRQDEGELPEEWRITFLPWSCRFLLKVFLQGAVNDILSGQRSVEALVSALGLAHSYDSTEKCMLLLDLYSHAKDYEIQTGRSVLPALQPVYWSTPAAWSIDLSERKASLLLEVLKLQPGMRPVELRGCSDDESDVRSFLPCLPYISYLICDCQFFLSMCDALSVGFEGDALLSHCLLQALHYTLTLSGWLPSVRCEAVGAVLGQSAADEELDVTLTPQSISLQGAKLLFKQVKELHKLRMNEMATVKLSRMSLLCKRPMIVKELTLVLSRPNPTERVQCRVISSLASLLTVWTVRSLDLTDCPIEGYLLTTLLCHRGPLTIRLSEEILQQLAVVIYEAQNEELTQCFLEKVDGDLSNCRLDWNVLHYLLKTTTQPITINLRRSRIRQQDIPHLLPFLNNIHFQRMNSHFERTALKEIHQQRAGHMVTTLVRSSDEWINLNNLVLKQDDCEALRFALHYSDGVKLNLLWTVIPKEEMGKILTLLHRVSELRVDRKLLLELLHAWTGLITQTEAPAALLRVLNHKLDLSCSSAMDLSGQEEDTVLSLSSWDCRAISAAINKADGDTELILHDCQVEDAGLEEFYKESILQRVHLSLGKPILLQLLHLVFVGDGGRSERLASLLSRALGKELDLSHTPLDLMACSSLALILEHSEGLSELDLSDCHLTDTHLEFLLTHLHKAQVLNLCNNEITDEGAVQLNLYMIGNSFTETVWLCNNKITEFDSFLADKRYKLWPAHVPGMQDRHVTNLGSTSVREETSKVFSKTKPIIKEFNPEIVEEVEENKISYRFQCGFSGKFQCRATGLVFGMREPGTVEYSVDHWDMHMLADTDSEPACPVFKISCPEGHMYQLHLLHCETEVYAAEALSVAHIWSNSLEILVPIRVTHSHVIININGLSRWTLFRRKPKTKTKINGQVLLFLELNLTEGQHRLWVYLLSRSVPYTEVIKRNKKLEFIRACSDCYLRPEARYRVTSDLEQGFSVHPKEKDLHIHNGPDQHATFTVLLDSTVTKLKLMIQELKRMGRKKVWKCQWFEPIFLKPGSNLTESDWLQNLCHILEHLSAKEIKRLKFLVRTSKELPQPSISSHDLECMEELHDLAELMVKSWGMNGSISATQLLMKELPRKDETVTSLLMPFLEQCVALRGA